The Sporocytophaga myxococcoides genome window below encodes:
- a CDS encoding DUF748 domain-containing protein: MKKKKLYLKIGVILLGILVAFRLALPYIVLKYVNNTLSELNGYKGHVENIDIHLIRGAYTIHHLNIEKTEGKSYVPFFLAKKTDLSIQWKALFKGALVGEVIIYNSALNFVNGSKGTSQNGGNNDWREPVKKLFPLKINRFEVLNGEIHYRDYSASPDINLYLQSVHTVANNLTNSEKLSKTLVANITATGKVMKTGHFSFTLEFDPYADSPYFNMDAKMEKLPATELNDFFKAYGNFDVQEGTVGLYIEAAGKDGGIKGYVKPLIENLNVLKPKEEKPGPLRFLYEAAIEGLAEIFKNHPKDRVATKVPFSGQLKNPDIQIWPVISNLISNAFIEVLLPNIDNTINMKDTEKQKK; encoded by the coding sequence ATGAAGAAAAAGAAATTGTATTTGAAGATCGGCGTGATACTGCTTGGAATATTGGTTGCATTCAGATTGGCGCTTCCTTACATTGTTTTAAAATATGTAAATAATACACTTTCTGAGCTTAATGGATATAAGGGACATGTTGAAAACATTGACATTCATCTTATAAGAGGAGCATATACCATTCACCACCTCAATATAGAGAAGACAGAAGGCAAATCATACGTCCCTTTTTTTCTTGCAAAAAAAACTGACCTTTCAATACAGTGGAAAGCTCTGTTTAAAGGAGCATTAGTCGGAGAAGTAATCATTTATAACAGTGCACTCAATTTTGTAAATGGTTCCAAAGGAACAAGTCAAAACGGTGGGAACAATGACTGGAGAGAACCTGTAAAGAAATTATTCCCGCTAAAAATTAACCGTTTTGAAGTATTAAATGGTGAAATCCACTATAGAGATTACTCTGCCAGTCCTGATATCAATTTATACCTGCAGTCTGTACATACAGTTGCCAATAACCTTACCAACAGCGAAAAGCTTTCCAAGACGCTTGTGGCAAATATAACAGCAACAGGCAAAGTTATGAAAACAGGTCATTTCAGTTTTACTTTAGAATTTGATCCTTATGCAGATAGTCCGTATTTCAACATGGATGCAAAAATGGAAAAACTTCCTGCAACAGAATTAAACGATTTTTTTAAAGCCTATGGTAACTTTGATGTTCAGGAAGGCACAGTCGGTCTTTATATAGAAGCTGCAGGTAAAGACGGAGGTATTAAAGGATATGTAAAACCCCTTATTGAAAATCTGAATGTACTAAAACCAAAGGAAGAAAAGCCAGGACCTCTTCGATTCTTATATGAAGCAGCGATTGAGGGATTAGCTGAGATATTTAAAAACCATCCCAAAGATCGCGTAGCAACCAAAGTTCCTTTTTCCGGTCAACTAAAAAATCCGGATATTCAGATCTGGCCTGTTATAAGTAATCTTATCAGCAATGCCTTTATTGAAGTATTATTGCCCAATATAGACAATACCATTAACATGAAAGATACTGAAAAACAGAAAAAATAA
- a CDS encoding DUF4126 family protein, with product MKRNKKKAIKLALGLGAIAGMRATFAPSLASHLLTKKSFRGSLNSGLAFLQLPASNVITKIISAGEIVGDKLPSTPNRTSAPQLITRIISGALVGATIFQAYKQKRSTGLLLGGLSALAMTYASFYARKYFAEGYKIEDTIIGGIEDTIAIGTGARLINS from the coding sequence ATGAAAAGGAATAAAAAAAAAGCAATAAAACTAGCTTTGGGACTCGGTGCAATTGCAGGAATGAGAGCTACATTTGCCCCCTCTCTGGCATCACACCTTTTGACTAAAAAATCATTCAGAGGCTCTTTAAATTCTGGTCTGGCATTTCTTCAATTACCAGCCAGCAATGTTATTACCAAAATTATAAGTGCTGGAGAAATTGTAGGGGATAAATTACCATCTACACCTAATAGAACATCTGCCCCTCAGTTAATAACAAGAATTATCTCCGGGGCATTAGTAGGCGCTACAATATTTCAGGCATATAAACAAAAAAGATCAACCGGATTGCTGCTTGGTGGACTATCAGCATTAGCAATGACTTACGCCAGCTTTTATGCGAGGAAATATTTTGCAGAAGGTTATAAAATTGAAGATACTATAATTGGAGGTATAGAAGATACGATTGCAATAGGCACAGGAGCACGACTGATTAACTCTTAG
- a CDS encoding lytic transglycosylase domain-containing protein, whose protein sequence is MKKSLLIPLLSLFLLACKSGNAPEQNLSVNNEGKADDAIGSANSISIPIQRITSVPMPDVVTFAGETIPIQRTDVREALEYELMVNTFRQTHTLLVIKNVERWRPFVTEILQKSGVHPDFLYLAVIESEFNNNAASYAGAMGMWQIMEKTAKDYDLKMNQDVDMRRDPKLATEAACKYLKWAYSNLNNWVLTAASYNVGMKGIKNRLKSQKVDNFFDLHLNSETSRYVYRILALKLILENPETYGYFVPHTEKYEPFQFYTITVNNDIDNLVDFAKKNNTTYKELRQLNPWFNNTDNFKLRIKKKESYEIRIPQQKIVQGKQ, encoded by the coding sequence ATGAAAAAGTCGTTACTTATTCCCTTACTATCACTGTTTTTACTGGCCTGTAAATCAGGGAATGCCCCAGAACAAAACCTATCAGTAAACAATGAGGGTAAGGCAGATGACGCTATCGGGAGTGCGAATAGCATTAGTATACCTATCCAGCGCATTACCTCTGTGCCAATGCCGGATGTAGTAACATTTGCAGGAGAAACTATTCCCATTCAAAGAACCGATGTAAGAGAAGCCTTAGAGTATGAACTGATGGTAAACACATTTCGTCAGACTCACACTCTGCTCGTTATCAAGAATGTAGAACGATGGAGACCATTTGTAACTGAAATTCTTCAAAAATCCGGAGTACACCCTGATTTTCTGTACCTTGCTGTAATAGAAAGTGAGTTTAACAATAATGCTGCCTCCTATGCAGGAGCAATGGGGATGTGGCAGATTATGGAAAAAACAGCCAAGGATTATGATCTCAAAATGAATCAGGATGTCGATATGAGGAGAGATCCTAAACTTGCTACAGAAGCCGCCTGCAAATATTTAAAATGGGCCTATTCCAATCTTAATAACTGGGTACTTACTGCTGCCTCCTATAATGTGGGAATGAAAGGTATCAAAAACAGGCTGAAAAGTCAGAAAGTTGATAATTTCTTTGACCTGCACCTCAATTCAGAAACCTCAAGATATGTCTATCGGATACTTGCTTTAAAACTAATTCTGGAAAATCCTGAAACTTATGGATATTTTGTTCCTCATACTGAAAAATATGAGCCATTTCAATTCTATACCATTACAGTTAACAATGATATAGATAACCTTGTAGATTTTGCCAAAAAGAACAACACAACCTACAAAGAACTGAGACAATTAAATCCATGGTTTAACAATACCGATAATTTTAAACTTAGGATTAAGAAAAAAGAAAGCTATGAAATAAGAATTCCTCAACAGAAGATAGTTCAAGGCAAACAATAA
- a CDS encoding PAS domain S-box protein, with protein sequence MELELDTLIEAEFFNLSSDLMMVMKKGRLMQANSAWKQILGWTPEEVKGRQLIDFIHPDDVEMALHVGKAIYKSGIDVYVENKYLAKDGSYKWISWKTFTKSGLILGIGKEITQDKEKDAHYRKINNYRNTLLENSRYLVISLEKNGIIRTFNSAAENILGYRAADVAEKITPTLFFSKSELEERSRELETKIGQPVNYGFDYFLKSAQHNIVNEQEWLWRKKDGSQVPLHLSVSPVRDEHNEISGFLIIGSDISQKRAAQKRLKDSETIFKAMNDASPLGIFLTDANGECIYSNRAFQSLTGLDLPDTFGFFWNKIVHEEEKSEILQLWDTAISSNTNFQKKIKLVSADNTIKWVDVNAALINEHEPSLGYVGIVMDITKEIESKRELEGTLLTLEKSNKALDNFAYVVSHDLKAPLKSIAAMINFIEDDLKSGGNNASEYTKLLMGRVCKMAEIIEGVLDFSRIGHQAVRKEFINVKQLVTDQLEFLTVEKPADIRIEMEEFEIFESKILLTQIFSNLISNAVKYNDKDKCKITIRGQLSDGHCYFEVEDNGPGIPEEYHERVFGLFNTLRDERVKDSTGIGLAIVKKIIEEELNGSIRIQSKMGQGTTFVFSW encoded by the coding sequence ATGGAATTAGAACTTGATACCCTCATTGAAGCCGAATTCTTTAATTTATCCTCAGATCTTATGATGGTAATGAAAAAAGGACGGCTTATGCAGGCAAATTCTGCATGGAAACAAATTTTGGGCTGGACACCCGAAGAAGTTAAAGGCAGACAATTAATAGATTTCATTCATCCAGATGATGTGGAAATGGCCCTTCATGTGGGAAAAGCAATTTATAAATCCGGCATTGATGTTTATGTGGAAAATAAATACCTTGCTAAAGACGGTTCTTATAAGTGGATAAGCTGGAAGACCTTTACTAAATCAGGACTTATTCTTGGGATAGGAAAAGAGATTACTCAGGATAAGGAAAAAGATGCTCATTATAGAAAAATCAACAACTACAGAAATACTCTGCTCGAAAATTCAAGATACCTCGTCATATCTCTTGAGAAAAATGGTATTATCAGAACTTTCAATAGTGCAGCTGAAAATATCCTTGGATACAGGGCAGCAGATGTTGCTGAAAAAATAACACCAACTTTATTCTTCAGTAAATCAGAACTGGAAGAAAGAAGCCGTGAGCTGGAAACAAAAATTGGCCAGCCGGTAAATTATGGATTTGATTACTTCCTTAAATCCGCTCAACACAATATTGTCAATGAGCAGGAATGGCTTTGGAGGAAAAAGGATGGTTCTCAGGTACCTTTGCACTTGTCTGTGTCACCGGTGCGAGATGAGCATAATGAAATTTCAGGTTTTTTAATAATCGGAAGTGATATCTCACAAAAAAGAGCAGCCCAGAAAAGGTTAAAGGATAGTGAAACAATATTCAAGGCTATGAATGATGCTAGTCCTCTGGGGATATTCCTTACCGATGCCAATGGGGAGTGTATTTATTCGAACCGGGCTTTTCAAAGTCTGACAGGTTTAGATTTGCCAGATACTTTTGGGTTCTTTTGGAATAAAATTGTTCATGAAGAAGAAAAAAGTGAAATACTACAATTATGGGATACTGCAATCTCAAGCAATACTAATTTTCAGAAAAAAATAAAACTGGTATCAGCAGACAATACGATAAAATGGGTTGATGTAAATGCGGCACTTATCAATGAGCATGAGCCATCTCTGGGATATGTAGGTATCGTTATGGACATCACCAAGGAGATAGAAAGTAAGAGAGAACTTGAGGGAACTCTTCTTACATTAGAAAAGAGCAATAAAGCTTTAGATAACTTTGCATATGTTGTCTCTCACGACCTTAAAGCTCCGTTAAAAAGTATTGCTGCAATGATTAACTTCATTGAAGATGATCTTAAGTCCGGAGGCAATAACGCTTCAGAATATACTAAATTACTGATGGGCCGTGTTTGTAAGATGGCAGAAATCATCGAAGGTGTCCTTGATTTTTCAAGAATAGGACACCAGGCCGTGAGAAAAGAATTTATTAATGTTAAACAGTTGGTAACAGACCAGTTAGAATTTCTCACAGTAGAAAAGCCAGCTGACATTCGTATAGAAATGGAGGAGTTTGAAATTTTTGAATCTAAAATTCTACTTACACAGATCTTTTCAAACCTTATAAGCAATGCTGTTAAATACAATGATAAAGATAAATGTAAAATAACTATAAGAGGACAACTATCTGACGGGCATTGCTATTTTGAGGTAGAAGATAACGGACCTGGTATTCCTGAAGAATATCATGAAAGAGTGTTTGGCCTATTTAATACTTTAAGAGATGAAAGGGTAAAAGACAGCACAGGTATTGGTCTTGCTATTGTGAAGAAAATCATTGAAGAGGAACTGAATGGAAGCATTCGTATTCAAAGTAAAATGGGACAGGGGACAACATTTGTCTTCTCCTGGTAG
- a CDS encoding 3-keto-disaccharide hydrolase, translated as MKKFVYLSSIIILILFSGAKGTESKWITLLDTNLSKWEMYLSFPHKDGYKGLAPVNEKGELLKPIGYNKNVNDVFTVIEENGDPVLRISGEIYGCVYTKESFENYHLKLKVKWGTKKWVPRLNESKDSGILYHSQGECGVDYWRSWMLSQEFQIIEQSMGDYWCIANSNIVIKALKEYDNQSYIYAQKGKLTSFGEGTIAGNFCKAGSNNELPGNNWNELELITYGDKSLHIVNGKVVMALSNSSYMDGILKPLTKGKIQLQSEAAEVFFKDIRIKPITKIPSEYVGYF; from the coding sequence ATGAAAAAGTTTGTCTATCTCTCATCTATCATAATCCTGATTCTATTTTCCGGAGCAAAAGGTACTGAATCGAAATGGATCACATTGCTGGATACAAATTTGTCAAAATGGGAAATGTATTTAAGCTTTCCCCATAAAGATGGCTACAAAGGACTAGCACCTGTAAATGAAAAGGGAGAATTACTAAAGCCGATAGGGTATAATAAAAATGTCAATGATGTATTTACTGTTATTGAAGAAAATGGTGACCCTGTGCTAAGAATTTCAGGAGAAATATATGGATGTGTTTACACTAAAGAATCATTTGAAAATTATCATCTCAAACTAAAAGTAAAATGGGGTACTAAAAAATGGGTTCCAAGATTAAATGAATCAAAGGATTCAGGAATTCTGTATCATTCCCAGGGAGAATGCGGAGTAGATTACTGGAGATCGTGGATGTTGTCTCAGGAGTTTCAGATCATTGAACAAAGTATGGGGGATTATTGGTGTATAGCCAATTCAAATATAGTTATTAAAGCATTGAAGGAATACGATAACCAATCTTACATTTATGCTCAGAAGGGAAAGTTAACTTCGTTCGGAGAGGGTACTATAGCCGGAAATTTTTGCAAAGCAGGAAGTAATAACGAGCTGCCTGGTAACAACTGGAATGAGCTGGAGCTGATTACTTATGGTGACAAGAGTTTACATATCGTTAATGGTAAAGTGGTCATGGCCCTATCCAATTCATCCTATATGGATGGCATACTAAAGCCATTGACTAAAGGCAAAATACAGCTTCAAAGTGAAGCTGCTGAAGTCTTTTTTAAAGATATCAGAATAAAGCCAATAACAAAAATTCCTTCTGAATATGTTGGTTACTTTTAA
- a CDS encoding TolC family protein: MNNRSKIILIFFLFIAGTKAFAQGKLNLEALISLAVKQDFSVQLIEQELNKAQIEQKITKSSILPTVSFNNWNGYYDGRYYDPLKNDFFYNPTMVGNMGLTSTWGIYNGGYRNTKLSIDRISITIQYLNLEKKKREISREIIGLYSAIVQANNLINIYQKKIDIYTAETARIKELFLLEKVTAVDTSVVALMRIDAEDKQLQLKYKLELDLHQLGLLTNESLLLSDIENNPEFSFEQFNPNESKYNIYDDTTALKNSSISYRIKSLEIEKARYSTELQRTQFKPSVKFEAGVNTGYSSNLRHEAANMNSEGKYVFFKQFESNRYNSTSLNIYIPVFDRRNKLLERQNRVGENMAKIEGAQTGRKIFIKYSLAKKELSVKYKKLKISQIQVNEINKLLVNYKERFALGRLRVNDLLIANEKLIEGEINYSNNYFEFYKALKTFELDYTGNLSY; encoded by the coding sequence ATGAACAATAGGTCAAAGATAATCCTTATATTTTTTTTATTTATTGCCGGAACTAAAGCTTTTGCTCAGGGAAAATTAAATCTTGAAGCACTGATATCTCTGGCCGTAAAACAAGATTTCTCTGTCCAGCTGATTGAACAGGAACTTAATAAAGCGCAGATAGAACAAAAGATAACAAAGTCCAGTATTTTGCCAACCGTTAGTTTTAACAACTGGAACGGCTATTATGATGGCCGGTATTATGATCCTTTAAAAAATGATTTTTTCTATAATCCTACTATGGTAGGCAATATGGGTCTAACTTCAACATGGGGTATATACAATGGTGGTTATAGAAATACAAAACTATCAATAGACCGAATCTCGATAACTATACAATACCTGAATCTTGAAAAGAAGAAAAGAGAGATAAGCCGTGAGATAATTGGTCTGTATAGTGCAATTGTTCAGGCGAATAATCTTATCAATATTTATCAGAAAAAAATAGATATATATACTGCTGAAACGGCAAGGATAAAAGAACTTTTCTTACTTGAAAAAGTGACAGCAGTAGACACTTCGGTTGTGGCACTGATGAGAATTGATGCGGAAGATAAACAACTGCAGCTCAAATACAAACTAGAGCTAGATCTTCATCAGCTTGGTTTACTTACTAATGAAAGTTTATTACTTAGTGATATTGAAAATAATCCTGAATTTAGTTTTGAACAATTTAATCCGAATGAATCAAAATACAATATTTATGATGATACGACAGCACTTAAAAACTCTTCTATCAGTTATAGGATTAAAAGTTTGGAAATTGAGAAAGCACGTTATTCGACTGAGTTGCAGAGAACACAGTTCAAACCCTCAGTTAAATTTGAGGCAGGTGTAAATACAGGTTACTCTTCCAACCTCCGGCATGAAGCTGCTAATATGAACTCTGAAGGTAAATATGTTTTCTTTAAGCAATTTGAAAGCAATAGATATAATTCTACAAGTTTAAATATCTATATTCCTGTTTTTGACAGGAGAAACAAGCTTCTGGAGCGGCAGAACAGAGTAGGAGAGAACATGGCAAAAATAGAAGGGGCTCAGACAGGAAGAAAAATTTTTATAAAGTATTCTTTGGCAAAGAAAGAATTAAGCGTAAAATATAAGAAATTGAAAATTTCTCAGATACAGGTTAATGAGATTAATAAACTTCTTGTGAACTATAAAGAGAGATTTGCACTCGGGAGATTGCGTGTTAATGATCTCTTAATTGCCAATGAAAAGCTTATCGAAGGAGAAATAAATTATAGTAATAACTATTTTGAATTTTATAAAGCACTTAAAACTTTTGAGCTTGATTATACAGGCAATCTAAGTTACTGA
- a CDS encoding glycosyltransferase family A protein yields the protein MNKTPEVSCICITHNRVDMFRRAKKCFLNQTYENKELVVLFENDPATEEHVRNSSEYSYFELHELSMPSPFVIIQFEDENGEAYNSDLRQKALLRNSEGHVLTFINSKWEYIYISPLVFEFTLIPVDDYSFKIQWNDLWFNINKNGSIALTASEFDAKVYGSTELVDTSVRLDLDCFDPENRSLERYGWEKKSIRPVESSNIVFYKIIAKQKMSLGMKRNLSIRASHGDYICVWDDDDYYSENRIYNQMSFLQFSEKMACSLAYEIFFDHNSGRAYYNFERSTGHENSLLFSKKDAGQYGNLNVEEDTPLLLNFYNRNQLAVMDDPELYIYNFHKRNTCTNSHFQMFIGRSTLLDNDYTLKIKELLELPV from the coding sequence ATGAATAAAACACCGGAAGTTTCATGTATTTGTATCACTCATAACAGAGTCGATATGTTCAGGAGAGCCAAAAAATGTTTCCTGAATCAAACCTATGAAAATAAAGAATTAGTGGTTTTGTTCGAAAATGATCCTGCTACTGAAGAACATGTGAGAAATTCTTCTGAGTATTCGTATTTTGAACTTCATGAATTATCAATGCCCTCTCCATTTGTTATTATTCAGTTTGAAGATGAAAACGGAGAGGCTTATAATTCTGATTTACGACAAAAAGCATTATTGAGAAACAGTGAAGGGCATGTTTTAACATTTATTAACAGTAAGTGGGAGTATATTTACATAAGCCCTTTAGTATTTGAGTTTACCTTAATACCAGTTGATGATTATTCTTTTAAAATTCAGTGGAATGACCTGTGGTTCAATATCAATAAAAATGGATCAATTGCATTAACTGCAAGTGAATTTGATGCAAAGGTTTATGGAAGTACAGAGTTAGTTGACACTTCTGTACGCCTGGATCTTGATTGCTTTGATCCTGAAAACAGAAGCCTTGAAAGATATGGCTGGGAGAAAAAATCAATAAGACCTGTTGAGAGTAGTAATATTGTTTTCTATAAGATCATTGCAAAACAAAAGATGTCTCTTGGTATGAAAAGGAATCTTTCTATTAGAGCATCTCATGGTGACTATATCTGTGTCTGGGATGATGATGATTATTATTCTGAAAACAGAATTTATAATCAAATGAGTTTTCTTCAGTTTTCTGAGAAAATGGCTTGTTCTCTCGCTTATGAGATCTTTTTTGACCATAATTCAGGACGGGCATATTATAACTTTGAACGTTCTACAGGACATGAAAATTCTCTTCTTTTCAGTAAAAAGGATGCAGGACAATATGGCAATCTCAATGTAGAGGAAGATACCCCGCTATTGCTTAATTTCTATAACAGAAATCAACTCGCAGTTATGGATGATCCTGAACTGTACATCTATAATTTTCACAAAAGAAACACTTGTACAAATTCTCACTTTCAGATGTTTATAGGAAGGTCAACGCTTCTTGATAATGATTATACCTTAAAAATAAAAGAACTGCTTGAATTGCCAGTCTAA
- a CDS encoding pinensin family lanthipeptide, whose product MENLEEKASDTPEVPKENEGSEPKGKKKKVSLSEFKVKSFVTDVKVEQMQFLKTAGG is encoded by the coding sequence ATGGAAAATTTAGAAGAAAAAGCATCCGACACCCCCGAAGTACCTAAGGAAAATGAAGGTTCAGAACCAAAAGGAAAGAAAAAGAAAGTATCTCTTTCTGAATTCAAGGTAAAAAGCTTTGTAACCGATGTAAAAGTGGAACAGATGCAGTTCTTAAAAACTGCAGGAGGTTAA
- a CDS encoding TauD/TfdA family dioxygenase, with protein sequence MFHTFIKDISYSTSIDFPEQLKKLIKETKVVHLKDLPENIDYKEFYSDLVLQLGEIVGIGEDALTGNATQEQWTDIRYDKARETTFRHSNTRQPLHTDAAYASFDLDVNFFFCLENAEIGGATTFVDAESIIYILSKYEPELFDRIQKTEVKFGKGEDQRKTRKIIYREDSVLKLNWNYYRVSPENTVDAKALCEDFHNFLENRIVAAGLQTPVTLKVGDGLFFHDTTILHGRNSFFGERCLIKGGFNFN encoded by the coding sequence ATGTTTCATACTTTTATAAAAGATATCAGCTATTCTACATCAATTGATTTTCCTGAGCAATTAAAGAAATTGATAAAAGAAACCAAGGTTGTTCATTTAAAAGACCTTCCTGAAAATATTGATTACAAAGAGTTCTATTCTGACCTTGTTCTGCAGTTGGGAGAGATTGTTGGTATCGGAGAAGATGCATTAACAGGTAATGCAACTCAGGAACAATGGACAGATATTCGGTACGATAAAGCCAGGGAAACAACATTCAGACATAGTAATACAAGGCAACCGCTACATACGGACGCCGCTTATGCAAGCTTTGATCTTGATGTAAATTTTTTCTTTTGTCTTGAAAACGCTGAAATAGGAGGGGCTACCACATTTGTGGATGCTGAATCCATCATTTATATTCTTTCCAAGTATGAACCAGAGTTGTTTGATAGAATTCAGAAAACTGAGGTGAAATTTGGAAAAGGTGAAGATCAAAGAAAGACAAGGAAGATTATATATAGAGAAGACTCAGTGCTTAAGTTAAACTGGAATTATTACAGAGTTTCTCCTGAAAATACAGTTGATGCAAAAGCATTGTGTGAGGATTTTCATAATTTTCTTGAGAACAGAATTGTAGCGGCTGGATTACAAACTCCTGTTACATTAAAAGTTGGAGATGGCTTATTTTTTCATGATACTACCATCTTGCATGGGAGAAATTCTTTTTTTGGAGAAAGATGTCTGATTAAAGGTGGCTTTAATTTTAACTGA
- a CDS encoding ATP-grasp domain-containing protein, whose translation MKKSKRILFLGGSKFQIPPIIYAKSQGHHVITCDYLPDNPGHQFADEYCNLSTTDFDAVLQLAKERNVDGIVAYASDPAAPTQAYVANEMGLPSNPYESVKILARKDLFRDFLSKNNFYVPKSQSFYSLEDSLNWFRKINRPVIVKPVDSSGSKGVSKIYDESQLEESFNYALSFSREKKVAIEEFFVRDGYQVAGDGFVVNGKLVFRCWANEHFDKLCNPFVPIGESFPSIMTEKTLEQAHRETQRLLDLLKIQQGALNFDFHYDKNGDFSFLELGPRNGGNLIPEVIKYSTDVDLVKYTVDSALGVDCSELSQVEAVGFHSSYMLHALEDGIVKDIWYSKEIRKNILEESIFIKKGDKVSRFNGSNHTLGTMIMKFESRDDMIEKMDNMEKYLKVVLE comes from the coding sequence ATGAAAAAATCAAAGAGAATATTATTCCTGGGTGGTTCTAAATTTCAGATTCCACCGATCATTTATGCCAAATCTCAAGGACACCATGTAATAACATGTGATTATCTCCCTGATAATCCAGGACATCAGTTTGCAGATGAATATTGTAATCTTAGTACGACTGATTTTGATGCTGTTTTGCAATTGGCCAAAGAAAGAAATGTCGATGGTATTGTTGCTTATGCATCTGATCCGGCGGCTCCAACCCAGGCTTATGTGGCGAATGAGATGGGTCTTCCGTCTAATCCCTATGAGTCTGTAAAGATACTAGCAAGGAAAGATTTATTCAGAGATTTTTTATCGAAGAATAATTTTTATGTTCCTAAATCCCAAAGTTTTTACAGTTTAGAAGATTCTTTGAATTGGTTCAGAAAAATTAATAGGCCTGTCATAGTTAAGCCTGTAGATTCATCAGGAAGTAAAGGGGTGAGTAAAATATATGATGAAAGTCAGCTTGAAGAATCATTTAACTATGCACTTTCTTTTAGCAGAGAAAAGAAGGTGGCTATCGAAGAGTTTTTTGTCAGAGATGGATATCAGGTGGCAGGAGATGGTTTTGTTGTGAATGGCAAGTTAGTCTTCCGTTGCTGGGCTAATGAACATTTTGACAAACTCTGTAATCCTTTTGTTCCTATTGGCGAAAGTTTCCCATCAATCATGACGGAAAAAACTCTTGAACAGGCTCACAGGGAAACTCAGCGCCTGCTTGATTTATTAAAAATTCAACAAGGAGCTCTAAACTTTGACTTCCATTACGATAAAAACGGAGATTTCTCTTTCCTTGAACTAGGACCCAGGAACGGAGGAAATCTTATACCTGAAGTGATTAAATATTCTACTGATGTAGATCTTGTAAAATACACCGTAGATTCAGCCCTTGGAGTAGATTGTTCGGAGTTATCACAGGTGGAAGCTGTTGGTTTTCATTCATCGTATATGCTGCATGCACTCGAAGATGGGATTGTTAAAGATATCTGGTATAGTAAGGAGATACGAAAGAATATTCTGGAAGAAAGTATATTTATTAAAAAAGGAGACAAGGTTAGCAGATTCAACGGTTCTAATCATACTCTTGGTACAATGATTATGAAATTTGAATCAAGAGATGATATGATAGAAAAGATGGATAACATGGAAAAATATCTTAAAGTGGTGTTAGAGTAG